One Brassica oleracea var. oleracea cultivar TO1000 chromosome C7, BOL, whole genome shotgun sequence genomic window carries:
- the LOC106305994 gene encoding thyroid adenoma-associated protein homolog, with protein sequence MSAKWRALQHRHRYTYSAIVFPTSFTTSLNQSSLSQCCPKFYSDIEELVSLNSTYAQVNHAKRVVASFGEVLSKTHENDGEKEPAFVREAIRLYLEVLFMENSQPLHRTLVSALAKTRKFHSVISSCFRELCDEYGGLEDGGGKRFCVSRVALSVMGMPKLGYLVDIIEDCAVLVGRDVVSGLNGIVLETEACARPPPTVMEQCQEALSCSYYLFQRFPLKFKSLVGEDASFMEKVFAVQMSILKSAAFSRDCCVAAGVSFCAALQVCLEEEEVGLFIAQGMFRWSGVVEFNDIVGKIPFGGDICSEIRCFSSLSRLCLIRGILTAVSRGVLVSSVDCDNKTILYDGILPELCDLCENPIDSHLNFHALTVMQICLQQIKMSTLNDLAEDYDPMPDSKVSRVLKIIWNNLEDPLSQTVKQVHLMFDLLLDIQTTVHQTYDKVEVRESLLKIVNYLLRLGSRCKGRYVPLASLTRRLGAKTLLDMSPNLLFEMANAYVDDDVCCAVTSFIKCFLEMLRDECWGSEGVERGYAVYRQRCLPPFLYGLASGMSKLRSNLNTYAVQVLLELDVDCIFPLLGLISIGPSEEETKLVYTELSSISMELTVEQKVAVLVSLLKVCRTLAFLEGDIEQKGSADAFAFVKIKGIELKVPVEWLKMALTHVDESVRVDAAETLFLNPKTASLPSPLELYLIKEAVPLNMRSSSTGFQMKWTSLFRKFFSRVRTSLEKQYKLGSWQPRLANGNSETCLSKKCDEDAVLRAESLFKFMRWLSSFLSLSCYPSAPYRRKIMATELIQIMIEFWPIVPSKDPISHLYPYCDIVTSHDSTLLLVGSIVDSWDRLRENAFRILLHFPTPFTGVSSEDMVQTIIPWAKHLVCSPRVRESDAGSLTLRLIFRKYVLDLGWIVKVSTDVVCCQRECEATNGFYQNSKPKYPVIEYIKSLIHWLDTCVKEGERDLSEACRNSFVHGVLLALRYTFEELDWNSNAVLSSVSEMREELEKLLKLVTRITTLALWVVSADALCLDEDMDDIVDDDSFLSDVQDAAAATAISKEQKDTHPKPVQETIQSEQVVMVGCWLAMKEVSLLLGTIIRKIPLPTSSLAPLENGDLASAVPDDSVVGNSESLLDLKQLEKIGDHFLEVLLKMKHNGAIDKTRAGFSALCHRLLCSNDPRLCRLTESWMEQLMERTVAKGQTVDDLLRRSAGIPAAFIALFLSEPEGSPKKLLPQALRWLIGLAEKPLMDPVEQKDSNSKHMDEEVDPSNMHPSEKLSKVRDEGVVPTVHAFNVLKAAFNDTNLGTDTSGFSAEAMTVAIRSFSSPYWEVRNSATLAYTALLRRMVGFLNVQKRGSARRGLTGLEFFHRYPLLHPFIYGELKAATDMLDTSGPSDSNLANHVHPSLWPILILLSRLKPSPIASESGDDLDPFVFMPFIMKCSTQSNLRVRVLASRALVGLVSNEKLQSVLLRIASTLPSNEVQCGSFNYLHGVLLQLGNLLDTNCRDLADDSKKDQIIEQLVNVLAKCTWMVSPLLCPCPIISTSFLRVLDHMRAIGWKNLRDVYKLHLDLSTRCLDADASYGFSYYDPTVAELREQAAVSYFGCVFQPSDEAAEVFQITQKPNSPLQKVPEALDFPDLKDRLLRCLSDQSYEVRLATLKWFLQFLKAEDSSFSETSSIWHWASNGLQVMLLDLLEKEKNHRCENYILRILCQWNLLMLKKSSKEGVYVGSLSYDSVVHLWGRLTSLYERTRHVKTRGTLMSCLAICVKHLTGLFFDKKEEEPRWSCVIDCVSYFVNLIKEKSSSSEQVNVRQASAEAIIASGILEQANLIGPLVSNHQTPSRSKFQNACDVYAYQILEMWFTCIKLLEDEDDLIRSKLATDVQKCFFSTAMEVPTQVEKVLELSFDHLSSVFGHWNEYFLYLSRWVFSTADYTAPLKGGSDLVRRVFDKEIDNHHEEKLLILLFCCHHLQTLANRDLPQGQILEWRSKFHNKLLCFAKDHVGKQRESWVGGVGNHKDVFLPLYGNLLGLYVFSNYILRFSTDGNDKKAMFADMVELGEALKPFLRNPLVSNMFRVVVGLHEKSVDDSLVDLSSVLAGEVWEGFDPYFLLR encoded by the exons ATGTCTGCAAAGTGGCGAGCTCTCCAGCATCGCCACCGTTACACATACAGCGCCATCGTGTTCCCAACCTCCTTCACCACTTCTTTAAACCAATCTAGTTTATCTCAATGTTGTCCCAAGTTCTACTCCGACATCGAAGAGTTGGTCTCTCTGAACTCAACCTACGCGCAAGTTAACCACGCCAAGAGAGTCGTCGCTTCGTTCGGCGAAGTACTCTCGAAGACCCACGAGAATGACGGGGAGAAAGAGCCAGCCTTTGTACGTGAAGCCATCAGGCTTTACCTTGAGGTTCTCTTCATGGAGAACTCACAGCCTCTTCATAGAACCCTCGTCTCAGCTCTGGCTAAAACCCGTAAGTTCCACTCCGTGATTAGTTCGTGTTTTAGAGAGCTTTGTGATGAGTACGGCGGTTTGGAAGACGGTGGTGGGAAGAGATTCTGCGTGTCTAGAGTTGCTTTATCTGTGATGGGAATGCCTAAATTGGGATACTTGGTTGATATAATTGAGGATTGTGCTGTTTTGGTGGGTCGTGATGTTGTCTCCGGGTTGAACGGTATTGTTTTAGAGACCGAAGCTTGTGCTAGACCTCCTCCTACCGTTATGGAGCAGTGCCAAGAGGCTTTGTCTTGTTCTTATTACTTGTTTCAGCGGTTTCCTTTGAAGTTTAAGAGTTTAGTTGGGGAGGATGCGAGTTTTATGGAGAAGGTTTTCGCTGTTCAGATGAGTATTTTGAAGTCGGCGGCTTTCTCTAGAGACTGTTGTGTGGCTGCTGGTGTGAGTTTCTGTGCTGCTCTACAGGTTTGTCTCGAGGAGGAGGAGGTTGGATTGTTTATAGCTCAAGGTATGTTTCGCTGGAGCGGTGTCGTTGAGTTTAATGATATTGTTGGTAAAATTCCATTTGGTGGAGACATTTGTTCTGAGATCAGATGCTTTTCGTCTCTGAGTAGACTCTGTTTGATCAGAGGCATTCTTACAGCGGTTTCTAGAGGTGTTCTGGTTTCCTCTGTTGATTGTGATAACAAAACTATTCTGTACGATGGAATATTGCCTGAGCTTTGTGATTTATGCGAGAACCCTATCGACAGCCATTTAAACTTCCACGCGCTAACCGTGATGCAGATCTGCTTGCAACAGATCAAGATGTCTACGTTGAACGATCTGGCGGAAGATTATGATCCAATGCCGGACAGCAAAGTCTCCCGGGTGCTCAAAATCATATGGAACAACTTGGAGGATCCTCTGAGCCAGACGGTCAAGCAAGTTCATCTCATGTTCGACCTCTTGCTAGACATTCAAACCACCGTTCACCAGACGTATGATAAAGTGGAAGTGAGGGAGTCTCTGCTGAAGATTGTTAATTACCTTCTTCGTTTGGGGTCACGGTGTAAAGGAAGGTACGTTCCGTTAGCGTCCTTGACGAGGCGGTTAGGTGCGAAGACTCTGTTGGATATGAGTCCTAACCTATTGTTTGAGATGGCGAATGCGTATGTTGATGATGATGTCTGCTGTGCTGTCACGTCGTTTATAAAATGTTTCCTTGAGATGTTGCGTGATGAATGCTGGGGGAGTGAAGGCGTCGAACGGGGCTATGCGGTTTATCGACAGCGTTGTTTGCCTCCTTTTCTTTACGGTCTTGCTTCTGGAATGTCGAAACTCAGGTCTAATTTAAATACTTATGCAGTTCAAGTTTTGCTAGAGCTGGATGTGGATTGTATATTTCCTTTGCTTGGTTTGATATCAATTGGGCCGAGTGAGGAAGAGACCAAGCTAGTCTACACTGAGTTGAGTAGCATTAGTATGGAACTGACAGTTGAGCAGAAAGTGGCTGTGTTAGTGTCGCTGCTGAAAGTTTGTCGCACACTTGCCTTCCTTGAAGGGGACATTGAACAAAAAGGAAGCGCTGATGCATTTGCATTTGTCAAAATCAAGGGTATCGAGTTGAAAGTCCCCGTTGAGTGGCTTAAAATGGCATTGACACATGTTGATGAGTCCGTTCGTGTGGATGCTGCAGAGACGCTCTTCTTAAACCCCAAGACAGCTAGTCTTCCTTCCCCCTTAGAGCTCTATCTCATCAAGGAGGCTGTTCCCTTGAACATGAGGTCGTCTTCCACAGGTTTTCAAATGAAATGGACTAGTTTGTTTAGGAAGTTCTTTTCTCGAGTTCGCACGTCGCTGGAGAAGCAGTATAAGCTAGGAAGCTGGCAGCCACGCCTAGCGAACGGAAACAGTGAAACATGTTTGAGTAAAAAGTGTGACGAGGATGCAGTCTTACGAGCAGAGAGTCTGTTCAAGTTTATGAGGTGGCTGAGCTCGTTTTTGTCTTTGTCTTGCTACCCTTCTGCTCCTTACAGGAGAAAAATAATGGCGACAGAACTTATACAAATCATGATTGAATTCTGGCCTATCGTACCTTCCAAGGACCCCATTTCTCATCTTTACCCTTACTGTGATATTGTCACCTCGCATGATTCAACGTTATTGCTGGTGGGATCGATTGTTGATAGTTGGGACAGGCTTAGGGAAAACGCTTTCCGTATATTGCTTCATTTCCCAACTCCATTTACCGGCGTTTCAAGCGAAGACATGGTTCAGACCATTATCCCCTGGGCCAAACATCTAGTCTGCAGTCCACGTGTAAGAGAGAGCGATGCAGGTTCTTTGACTCTACGGCTCATCTTTAGAAAGTACGTCTTGGATCTTGGATGGATAGTCAAGGTTTCCACCGATGTTGTTTGTTGTCAAAGAGAGTGTGAAGCCACGAATGGGTTTTATCAGAACTCCAAGCCCAAGTATCCTGTGATTGAGTATATCAAATCGCTGATTCACTGGCTTGATACTTGTGTGAAGGAGGGAGAGCGTGATCTCTCTGAAGCGTGCAGAAACAGTTTTGTTCATGGAGTGTTACTGGCTTTACGTTATACTTTTGAGGAATTGGATTGGAACTCCAACGCAGTGTTATCTAGCGTATCAGAGATGAGAGAGGAACTTGAAAAGCTTCTTAAATTGGTGACGCGGATAACTACGTTGGCGCTCTGGGTGGTTTCTGCAGATGCTTTGTGTTTGGATGAGGATATGGATGACATAGTAGATGACGATAGTTTCTTGTCAGATGTTCAAGATGCTGCTGCTGCTACAGCTATCTCAAAGGAACAAAAGGATACACATCCAAAACCTGTTCAAGAAACAATACAATCAGAACAGGTGGTTATGGTTGGTTGTTGGCTCGCCATGAAGGAG GTGAGTCTTCTTTTAGGAACCATCATAAGAAAAATTCCATTACCTACCAGCAGCCTTGCACCTTTAGAGAATGGTGATCTGGCTTCTGCAGTCCCTGATGATTCAGTAGTAGGAAATTCTGAATCACTGCTTGACCTGAAGCAGCTTGAAAAGATTGGAGATCACTTCTTGGAAGTACTTTTAAAAATGAAGCACAATGGTGCCATAGATAAGACAAGAGCTGGGTTTTCAGCTCTGTGCCACCGTTTGCTATGTTCTAACGATCCAAG ACTTTGTAGGTTGACAGAATCCTGGATGGAGCAACTTATGGAAAGAACCGTAGCCAAAGGACAAACAGTGGACGATCTGCTAAGAAGAAGTGCAGGCATTCCGGCTGCATTCATCGCTCTGTTTCTCTCAGAGCCAGAAGGTTCACCAAAGAAACTTCTCCCACAGGCGCTTAGGTGGCTGATAGGTCTTGCAGAGAAGCCTCTCATGGATCCCGTGGAGCAGAAGGATTCTAATTCTAAACATATGGATGAGGAGGTCGATCCTTCTAATATGCATCCAAGTGAAAAACTCTCAAAGGTCCGTGATGAAGGTGTTGTTCCAACGGTGCATGCCTTCAATGTTCTCAAAGCTGCTTTCAACGACACAAACTTGGGCACTGATACTTCTGGATTTTCTGCGGAGGCTATGACTGTTGCAATAAGATCCTTCTCTTCACCATATTGGGAGGTCAGAAACAGTGCCACACTTGCGTATACCGCCTTGCTACGCCGAATGGTTGGTTTCCTTAATGTTCAAAAACGTGGATCTGCTCGGCGTGGCTTGACTGGCCTTGAATTTTTTCACAG GTACCCCTTGTTGCACCCTTTCATATACGGTGAACTAAAGGCAGCGACTGATATGCTCGACACATCTGGTCCATCAGATTCAAACCTCGCAAACCATGTGCATCCGAGTTTATGGCCCATCCTCATTCTCTTATCAAGGCTCAAGCCTTCACCCATCGCAAGTGAATCTGGAGATGACCTGGACCCTTTTGTGTTCATGCCCTTTATTATGAAATGCTCTACTCAAAGCAATCTCCGTGTTCGTGTTTTGGCATCCCGTGCTTTAGTAGGTCTCGTTTCCAATGAGAAACTACAAAGCGTTCTTCTCCGCATTGCCTCAACATTGCCTTCTAATGAAGTCCAATGTGGGTCCTTCAACTATCTTCACGGAGTTTTGTTGCAGCTTGGCAATCTCCTAGATACAAACTGTAGAGACCTTGCTGATGACTCCAAGAAGGATCAGATTATCGAACAACTAGTCAATGTCCTTGCGAAATGCACATGGATGGTTTCTCCGTTACTGTGCCCTTGTCCGATCATCAGTACATCGTTCTTGAGAGTGCTTGATCATATGCGAGCTATTGGATGGAAAAATCTAAGGGATGTTTACAAGTTGCATTTGGATTTATCTACAAGGTGCTTGGATGCAGACGCTTCTTACGGTTTCTCCTACTATGACCCTACAGTCGCTGAGCTTAGGGAGCAGGCAGCTGTATCTTACTTTGGCTGCGTGTTTCAGCCATCTGATGAAGCAGCTGAAGTGTTCCAAATCACTCAAAAACCAAATTCGCCGTTGCAGAAAGTTCCTGAAGCGTTAGATTTTCCTGACCTTAAGGATAGGCTCCTCCGTTGTTTATCTGATCAGTCATATGAAGTTCGTTTAGCAACACTGAAGTGGTTTCTGCAGTTTCTGAAAGCAGAAGATTCCAGTTTCTCAGAGACGAGCAGTATCTGGCATTGGGCGAGTAACGGACTCCAGGTGATGTTATTGGATCTCTTGGAGAAGGAGAAGAATCATAGATGTGAGAATTACATTCTGAGGATTCTTTGCCAGTGGAATCTTCTTATGTTAAAAAAATCATCCAAAGAAGGCGTTTATGTTGGTTCGTTGAGTTATGATTCGGTGGTTCATCTTTGGGGTAGGCTGACTTCTTTATATGAGAGGACAAGACATGTTAAGACTCGAGGTACACTCATGTCTTGCCTAGCGATTTGTGTGAAACATCTCACTGGTTTGTTCTTTGACAAAAAGGAAGAGGAGCCAAGATGGAGTTGTGTAATCGATTGTGTCTCCTACTTTGTTAACTTGATCAAAGAGAAAAGCTCATCATCCGAGCAAGTGAATGTTCGCCAAGCATCTGCAGAGGCTATTATAGCATCTGGTATATTAGAACAAGCGAATCTCATTGGTCCTCTTGTTTCAAATCACCAAACACCCTCACGAAGCAAGTTTCAAAACGCTTGTGATGTATACGCGTATCAGATCCTGGAGATGTGGTTCACTTGCATCAAACTGCTGGAGGACGAAGATGATCTCATCAGGTCAAAACTCGCCACGGATGTCCAGAAGTGTTTCTTCTCCACTGCCATGGAAGTGCCTACGCAAGTTGAGAAAGTCTTGGAACTGAGCTTCGACCATTTATCTTCCGTCTTTGGTCATTGGAACGAGTATTTCTTGTATCTCTCGAGATGGGTCTTCAGCACTGCAGATTACACTGCGCCGCTAAAGGGAGGCAGTGATCTAGTGAGACGGGTTTTCGACAAGGAGATAGATAATCACCACGAAGAAAAGCTCCTCATCTTGCTGTTTTGCTGCCACCATCTACAGACGCTAGCGAACAGGGACTTGCCCCAAGGGCAGATACTGGAGTGGAGGAGCAAATTTCACAATAAGCTGCTTTGTTTCGCTAAAGACCATGTGGGGAAACAAAGAGAGAGCTGGGTGGGAGGTGTAGGGAACCACAAGGATGTGTTTTTGCCACTTTATGGTAACCTCTTAGGTCTCTACGTCTTCTCCAACTATATTCTCAGATTCTCAACTGATGGCAATGACAAGAAAGCTATGTTTGCTGATATGGTTGAGCTCGGGGAAGCCTTGAAACCGTTTCTGAGGAACCCTTTGGTGTCTAACATGTTCAGAGTAGTTGTCGGATTACATGAGAAGTCGGTGGATGATTCTTTGGTGGACCTGTCTAGTGTTCTTGCTGGAGAGGTTTGGGAAGGTTTTGATCCGTATTTTCTTCTCAGATAG